ACTATCGAAACCCGTTCCCCTTTCAAGCCGTTGTGGAGTGGGCCCAGGAGCATGACCCGGCCTTCCTGGACTTTCTCAACGAGGAGCGAGAGCGGATGGCGGCCGAGTCCAACCGCCGCCAGCAGGATTACACCATCGGCAAGATCCTGCGGCTCAGCAACCACCCCGAGGAGCTGGCAAGGGAGCATGGCGTGTACATGCGCTTCGCCGAGGTGGCGGCCGGAGACACCTATGCGGGGGCCGAATTGGTCTCCAGGTGGTACGAGCGCAACATCCATATCTTCTCCAACCTGCAGAAGATCGCCGAGCGGGGCGACCGCATCCTGGTGATCATCGGCAGCGGACATGCCCCGATCCTGCGTGAGCTGATCACCTACCACCCCGAAATGTCGCTGGTGGAGGCGCTCGAGTACCTACCGTCCGACTGAGTGCGGCGGTGGACGCCGAAGGGTGAACCGATAAATCCACCACAAGATGACGAGTTGGAGGGGGGCACGGATGAGGAGATATTGAGGCCCCCAGGCGTGGCCGCCCATGGGAACGTGGTTGATGGCGGCGTAGATATTGGCAGGGAAGAATGCGACCAGCATGGCGGCAGCGACCCATCCGGTGAATCGTCTGCACTGGGGGATGAAGAAGCCGACGGCGATAGCGAATTCCAAGATTCCCGTCAGGTAGACGAGCAGCACCCGCTCCGGAACCCACTCCGGCAGCATCTGCGCCATAGGCTCCGTTCGCTGGAAGTGTCCGATCCCAGTGAAGACGAACAAGATGCCAAGTCCGACGGCTGCGGCGCTCCGCGGCTCGAAGAAGGACCCCCTGACCGCCGCCACCGCCCGCGCGCCCAAGTAGGGCACCATCATCAAGACGAGCATGATAAGCGGGGTAGTCATGCGACAGTTCCTCCTTGAAGTCTAGTGCCTATTGGTCTTGCCTACGACTACGGCCGGGAGCACGGCGTCCCGCTGAGCTGGAACCGAAGGTCGAAGGTATGGCACGTATGGTATCCTGTTTGCCATGGTGAAATCGACGGTGTACTTGCCCCGCAAACTGAAGGACTCGCTAACAAGGCTTTCAAAGCAGCAGGGCCGGTCAGAGGCTGAAATCATTCGCGAAGCCATCGAGGAAAAAGTCGGTGCCAATCGACCTCCGCGGCCCAGGATACCTCTCTGCGAAGAGGGGCTTGGGGATTCGACGGCGGCCAGTCGAGTCGATGAGTTCCTTGAGGGATTCGGTCGCTCATGATGTTGCTTGACACCAGCGGTTTGCTTTCGGCCCTTTTCCCCGACCAGCAAGGGCACGAGTCGAGTGCCGAAGCGCTGCGCCGATCAGACCCGCCACTCATTCTCTCGCCTTTCGTCCTGGCTGAGATTGACTATTTAATCGAGAAAATGAGCGGAGTGGATGTCGAACTGCAGTTCCTGGAGGAGGTATCGAGGGGTGCCTACCAGGTCGCTCCGTTCGACCGGCGAGATATCGAAGCGGCCCGATTCATTATTGCCAAGTACCGTGACCTCGGTATCGGATTGGCCGACGCATCCATCATGGTGCTGGCTGATCGCTATCAGACGCGCCAACTGCTGACTCTTGACGAGCGCCACTTTCGCGTCCTGAAAATGGAATCCGGCGATGCCTTCAGGATCCTCCCCGCCGATCTGGATGTTTGAGCGGTCTATGCAGTATAGGTGCAGGTTGAAACGCTACCGCTAGCCGACGAGCCTTGCAGTTGCGGAAAGGAGGGAGTGGGGCTTAGAGTAGCGGAATGCGGTTTTTGAAGGTTCTTGCTGTAGTTTCTCTCGGGTTGGCGGTTGTTGTGGCGGCGGGTTGGGTGACGGTACGGAGTTCCAATCTGCAGCCGCAGGCGGGGACGCTTTTGCTCTATCCCGAACGCATCGCGCTTCAAGGGGGCGGGTACGCCCGCTGCGATCGGGGGATGATGTTTGTTCCCGCCAACCGCTCCCGGCCGGGAGGCGGCGTGATCGGCGTCGAGATCTACCGCTTCAAGTCCGACAAGGCAGCACCCGGGACACCCCCTGTCTTCCGGCTCCACGGAGGACCTGGATGGGGCGGGCTGTCCGGCTCGCTGGGGCAACCCGGTTTTTACCAGCGCGAGATCGTTCCTCAGCTTGAAACTGCCGACTTGGTGGTAGTGGGACAGCGAGGCATCGGCTCCTCCAAGCCCGATACCGTCTGCGATGCCCCTGCCAAACTGCCTTTGGATCGCAAGGTGTCCGAAGAGGAGGAAGCCGAGGTGTTGCGCCAGGCGTCCCGCCAGTGCAAGGACTTCTGGGAATCGACAGGGCTCGATTTGAGCGGACTCAACGTGGTGGAAGCTGCCGCCGACGTCAACGACGTCCGTCAGGCGCTGGGGTACGGCAAGATTACCCTGTGGGGCCGGAGCTTTGGATCGCACTGGGCCATGGCCGTCATGCGCTTTCATCCCGACGCGGTGGAACGGGCGGTGCTGACCGGTATGGAGGGGCCCGATCATACCTATGACATGCCCTCCTGGGTGCTCAAGGCGCTGGAGCGCATCGCCAAGGCAGCCGAGTCCTCGGACCGGCTCAAGGAACAGATCCCCGAGGGCGGCCTGATCGAGGCCTTCAAGTCGGTGGTGGCCCGCCTGGATGAAGAGCCCGTCAAAGTCAGCGTGCCCGGCGGCGCGGAGATTTACCTGGACGGCGACGACATCCGCGACATGGCCTACGGTTATTCGGGACGCACCAGTTCGCGCCGCGGCATCCAAACCTGGGCCTCAGACGTGCTGACGCTTTACGCGGGAGACTATGATCCCGCCGCGCGGACCGTGGCCCGGCAGTTGGCCCGGGGAGGCTTCCCCACCGCGAGTTTCTTCATGCTGGATTGCGGCTCGGGCATCAGCCGTCAGCGGCTGCAGCACCTTCAGTCCGACCCGGCCAAGGTGGTAGTGGGAGATCTGGGATGGTTCTACCAGACCGCCTGCGCCGAGTGGGGCAGCGACTTGGGCGAGGCTTTCCGGAAGAACTTCGAAACCGGTATTCCCACGTTGATCGTGCAGGGCGACTGGGACACCTCCACGCCCTACGAGAACGCCCTCGAACTCAAGCCCTACTTCAAGAACAGCACCTTCGTCACCGTCAGAGGCGGCTCTCATGGAGCCTTGCCCGAAGCCATGCGCGAGGACGAGTCCTTCAGCGCGGCCGTCATGAAGTTCATAGGCGAGGGCGACGTCAGCGGCATTCCCGAAGAGGTCCAACTCCCCGAGATCGTCTGGACCAAGCCCTCGCTGAGCAAGTAGAGCGGGTCAGGAGGGCTTACTTGGCACTCAACCGGTTGTAGACCAGGACCGCCATGCTGATGGCGGCGCTGGCCTCCACGAGGCCCCAAGCGGCACTCAGGACGGCCTGGTTTCGGCTAAGGAAGCCGATTTCGTGCAGCAGGGCCACCGGCGGCAGATAGCCGATCAGCCAGACGGGCAAAACCAATTTCCCGACGGCGCTCAGGCCTTCACCCAGCCGACGGCCCGCGATGGCGTAGAGGTAAGCGACCGCCAGTCCAATGCCGAAGCGCAAACCCGTGTGAAGCAGCGCTCCCCCGAGCTGCGGGGAGGCTCCCGCCCGCGTGAAGGAATCTCCCAAGCCGATCAGGAGGGCAGCCGCCATTCCGCCCACGTTCAAGATCACTCCCGCCGCCAGTCCTGCCAGCAACACACTCCGCAATCGCGCCTCATCCATGCTGTGTCCTCCCAGTGTCATAAGACCACGAACGGAACCTGCCGTCTAGAGCCGGGGATCGCAGCGGCGGTAGGCTTCGATGACGGCGCGTTCGCCCTGGCGGCCGGGAGTGGAATTGCCGTGTTCCATTCCGACGATGCCTCCGTATCCGCGCTCTTTGAGGTGAGTGAAGACGTTGGAGTAGTTGATCTCGCCGGTGGTGGGTTCGTTGCGGCCCGGATTGTCTCCCACTTGAAAGTAGGCGATCTCCTGCCAGGCGGCGTCGATGTTGGGGATGAGATTGCCCTCGGTGATCTGCTGGTGGTAGAGGTCATCGAGAATCTTGACCGAGGGACTGGCCACGGCCCGGCAGATCTGAAAGGCCTGGGGGATGCGGGTGAGAAAGAGTCCCGGGTGGTCCCTCCAGGGATTGAGCGGCTCCAGAACCAGCGTCAGTCCCTGCGGCTCGCAGACCCCGGCGCAGTGCCTGAGGTTTTCCACCACGTTGGCGGTCTGGTAGTCGGGTTCCAGTCCGGGATCGGCCAAGCCTGGGACCACGGTGGCCCAACGTGCATGCACCCGCTGGGCTGTGTCCACCGCCTGACGCATCTTGGCTTTCAGCCCTTCAGCCACTTCTTCGGGCGGACGCACGAAAGTCCGTTGCCGGAAATCGGCCTCTGCCACGAAGACTCCCATGCTGATTCCCAGCCGCTGCATGGCGGCGGCCAGGCGTTCCTGCTCGGCCAGGGGACGACCCATCATCCCGTTGTCTTCCCAGGCCCGAAAGCCCTCGGCGGCTGCAAACTCCAACTGGCCCACCAAGTCGTCGCCACCATGCTCCTTAAACATCCCGAAGTGCGGTGCGTAGAGCAGTGAGAACTGGTCTTGGGCCGCCCCACCGCCTGCTGCCGCAAGCCCATTTTCAGTGCTGGGTCTGGCGAGCACGGCGGAAGCTCCGATGGCCCCGCCGAGGACGCCCAAGCCACCCAAAAACCTTCGTCGATTCATGGACTCAGATCATACCCTGCCCCGGTCTCCGCCTGCTCACCCCGGGCAGGTGAAGCCGCCCCTTCAAGGGACCGAAGAGGTCGTGGCCTGGCTAGCGTAGCGACTGGATTTGACTAACCTGTTTACAGCCACAGATTGATGTTGCGGAATGGCGGCTTGAAGCAAGGCATACAGATCTCATTTTCCCCCGGGGTCCATCAATCGGCGCCTGTGAAGACGGTGGACTCTTGGACGAAGCAGAGGCGGCTGCCCATCGGGTCAAGTGCATAGAAGAGGCGTTCCCCCCAGGGCATGTCCTCGATTTCGGTGAGCGGACGGCCCCCGGCCGAGGCCAGGCGCTTGCGGACAGCCTCCAGGTCGGGCACGGAAAAGTAGAGGTACTGGTTCTCGTGATGTCTCCAGCCCGAGCCCGGTTGGTCGCCGTCGGCCGCCGGATCGTAGCAGGCCAGGATCACCCCGCCGCACTTGAAATAGTGGCGGCCGGGCGAGACCCGCTCGCCTTCGACCTGCAAGACACGGGCATAGAATCGCGCTGCTTCTTCGATGTCGCTGACTGGAAGAATCACTCGGTAGAGGCGCGCCGTCGTCATCATCGTCCTCCGCTGGGATGTGCCGGAAACTGATAGAGTAGCCTAAGCCTAGTCCGAAGAGGACACATAGGCAAGCCTCAGGAGCCATAATGAGCAGCAGCGCCCACGCCAACCCCAGCCGTAACCGCGAGGAGCCTCTCTATGACCGCGACGTGGCCGCGCCCAGCCATGCCGAGCGGGCCAGGACGCTGG
The Acidobacteriota bacterium genome window above contains:
- a CDS encoding DUF5694 domain-containing protein produces the protein MLGALLLTQTLSGQVPSAGEPTQVLVLGTYHFANPGLDVVKVEVADVLSEAKQAEIRAVVEALARFRPTKIAVEDLPGSADRLDQLYKAYRAGQHELSRNETEQVGFRLAAQLEHPRLFPIDYRNPFPFQAVVEWAQEHDPAFLDFLNEERERMAAESNRRQQDYTIGKILRLSNHPEELAREHGVYMRFAEVAAGDTYAGAELVSRWYERNIHIFSNLQKIAERGDRILVIIGSGHAPILRELITYHPEMSLVEALEYLPSD
- a CDS encoding MauE/DoxX family redox-associated membrane protein, whose protein sequence is MTTPLIMLVLMMVPYLGARAVAAVRGSFFEPRSAAAVGLGILFVFTGIGHFQRTEPMAQMLPEWVPERVLLVYLTGILEFAIAVGFFIPQCRRFTGWVAAAMLVAFFPANIYAAINHVPMGGHAWGPQYLLIRAPLQLVILWWIYRFTLRRPPPHSVGR
- a CDS encoding PIN domain-containing protein, with translation MMLLDTSGLLSALFPDQQGHESSAEALRRSDPPLILSPFVLAEIDYLIEKMSGVDVELQFLEEVSRGAYQVAPFDRRDIEAARFIIAKYRDLGIGLADASIMVLADRYQTRQLLTLDERHFRVLKMESGDAFRILPADLDV
- a CDS encoding alpha/beta hydrolase, yielding MRFLKVLAVVSLGLAVVVAAGWVTVRSSNLQPQAGTLLLYPERIALQGGGYARCDRGMMFVPANRSRPGGGVIGVEIYRFKSDKAAPGTPPVFRLHGGPGWGGLSGSLGQPGFYQREIVPQLETADLVVVGQRGIGSSKPDTVCDAPAKLPLDRKVSEEEEAEVLRQASRQCKDFWESTGLDLSGLNVVEAAADVNDVRQALGYGKITLWGRSFGSHWAMAVMRFHPDAVERAVLTGMEGPDHTYDMPSWVLKALERIAKAAESSDRLKEQIPEGGLIEAFKSVVARLDEEPVKVSVPGGAEIYLDGDDIRDMAYGYSGRTSSRRGIQTWASDVLTLYAGDYDPAARTVARQLARGGFPTASFFMLDCGSGISRQRLQHLQSDPAKVVVGDLGWFYQTACAEWGSDLGEAFRKNFETGIPTLIVQGDWDTSTPYENALELKPYFKNSTFVTVRGGSHGALPEAMREDESFSAAVMKFIGEGDVSGIPEEVQLPEIVWTKPSLSK
- a CDS encoding TIM barrel protein yields the protein MNRRRFLGGLGVLGGAIGASAVLARPSTENGLAAAGGGAAQDQFSLLYAPHFGMFKEHGGDDLVGQLEFAAAEGFRAWEDNGMMGRPLAEQERLAAAMQRLGISMGVFVAEADFRQRTFVRPPEEVAEGLKAKMRQAVDTAQRVHARWATVVPGLADPGLEPDYQTANVVENLRHCAGVCEPQGLTLVLEPLNPWRDHPGLFLTRIPQAFQICRAVASPSVKILDDLYHQQITEGNLIPNIDAAWQEIAYFQVGDNPGRNEPTTGEINYSNVFTHLKERGYGGIVGMEHGNSTPGRQGERAVIEAYRRCDPRL
- a CDS encoding VOC family protein; this translates as MMTTARLYRVILPVSDIEEAARFYARVLQVEGERVSPGRHYFKCGGVILACYDPAADGDQPGSGWRHHENQYLYFSVPDLEAVRKRLASAGGRPLTEIEDMPWGERLFYALDPMGSRLCFVQESTVFTGAD